The sequence GGACCAGGACCTGCGCGCTCATCACCGCCGAGTATGTCAGCGGCCCCTGCCGCAGCCGGCGACGTCGCGAGGTGGTCGTCCACGGGTCGGCGCGGCGCTTGTGGACCGCCAGCGCGGGCGAGCAGGATGGAGGTCACCGCTCCGGCCCGAGGAGGCGCTCCGATGCAGGTCCGCGACGGCATGAGCAGCGAGGTCCTGACTGTGGGCCCGGACCACACGCTGCGCGCGGCCAGCCGGGTGATGGCGGCCCGCAAGGTGGGCGCGGCCGTGGTCCACGACCCCGACGGCGAGGGCGTCGGCATCCTGACCGAGCGCGACGTCCTGGCGTCGGTCGGAGCCGGAGAGGACCCGGACAGCGAGCGGGTCCGCGACCACGTGTCGACCGACCTGGTCTACGCCGCGCCGTCCTGGACCCTCGAGCAGGCGGCCGACGCGATGGTGCGCGGCGGCTTCCGGCACCTGGTCGTCCTCGATTCGGGCGAGGTCGCGGGCATCCTGTCGGTGCGCGACATCGCCCGCTGCTGGGCCGCGGAGCGCGGCGCCAGCGACGAGCTGGTGGGCTGAGCCCAGGGGTCAGCCGGCCCCGTCGGTCGGGTCGCCCTGGCCGACCTTGACCGACTCGTCGTCGCTGCCGCTGGCGCGCCGAGGACCGGCGTGACCCTCCTCCGGCTCCCTCTCCTTGGCGCGCAGCAGGATGGCCGAGATCGCCAGGACGAGCACCAACAGGCCGAGCACTCCGACCTCGATCATCGCGTGGGTGAACTTGTCGTCCTTGCCGACGTAGTCGGCGGCCTCGACGGAGAGAACGATGATCTCCTTGATCGAGGCGATGATCCCGACGATCAGGAACGGCTCGGCGACGACCTCGCGCCGGCCGAGGATCACCCGCACGGCGAACAACAGCTCCACGACGATGAACACCAGGAGCAGGGTGTCGAGCACCGACAGGACGACCTCGCTGGCCGCGGTCCCCTCGTTGAGGTGCGTGAGGCCGCGGCCGGCGGAGATCAGCAGCGCGCCGGCGGCCACCGAGAGGATGACGGCGATGCCGACGTAGATCGCGTCCTCGGTGATCGCGAGCAGCGCGTTGCCGATGCGCACATAGCGCGGCGGCCGGTCGTCGCCGGAGGAGCCGCTGCCGGTCGAGTCGGCTCGGGCCACGTCGTCGCGGACTGCGCCACCAACGGCGTTGAGCCCGTGTGAGTCGGGCACGTCGGCGTCCGCTTTCAGGCGACGTGCGAGACGGGCTGCCGGAGCCGGCCCTGCCGGGCCCTGCGAGCCGGGGGCCTCGGCAGCAGGTCGACGAACAAGGCGTCACCGCAGAGCACGCACACCAGCTCCGGGCAGTCGGCGCCGTGCCCGTCGCGGCAGTCGGGCTGCTCGAACGCCGACTCGGTGGCGCAGGTCGAGCACCATCGGAAGAGGTCGGTCGTCGTCATGCCCCGAGCGTCGCACCGGGGCCGGACACAACCCCGCAGGCCGCGCGGCGTGTCGTGGTTTGTCGACAATCGACCCCCGGTCTGGCGCAAGCCCCCCTGCGCGACGATCATTGGCCCATGCCGCAGAGCATCTGGAAGGGCTCGATCTCGTTCGGCCTGGTGTCGATCCCGATCCGCCTGTTCTCCGCGACCGAGGAGAAGGACATCTCCTTCCGCCAGGTCCACCGGGAGGACGGCGGCCGGATCCGCTACAAGCGGGTCTGCTCAGTGGACGGGGAGGAGGTCCCCTACAGCGACATCGCCAAGGGCTACGAGCTGCCCGACGGCGAGATGGTCGTGCTCGACGACGACGACTTCGCCAACCTCCCGATCTCGTCCTCGCGGGCGGTCGAGGTGCTCAGCTTCGTGCCGGCCGAGCAGATCGACGCCGTGCAGATGGGCAAGCCCTACTACTGCGACCCCACCGGCGACGCCAAGCCGTACGTCCTGCTGCGCGACGCCCTCGAGAACGCCGAGCGGGTCGCGATCGTCAAGGTCGCCCTGCGCCAGCGGGAGCGGCTGGCGGTGCTGCGCCCGCGCGAGGGCGTGCTCGTCATGCAGACCCTGCTCTGGCCCGACGAGGTGCGCGCCGCCAAGCTCGACTTCCTCGACGAGGACGTGACCGTCCGCTCGCAGGAGCTGACCATGGCCGAGTCCTACATCTCGGCGCTGTCCGCCGACTTCGACCCGGGCGAGTTCTCCGACCACTACCGCGAGGCGCTCGAGGAGGTCATCGAGGCGAAGGTCGCCGGCCGCGAGGTCGTGACGCCGGAGGAGCAGCCGGAGGCCAGCGGACAGGTCGTCGACCTGATGGAGGCGCTGCGCCGGAGCGTGGCCGAGGCCAAGTCGCGTCGCGGCGAGACCGGCGGGGCGGGCGCTGCCGAGCCCGCCGCGTCGAAGTCCGCCAAGGCGCCGGCCAAGAAGACCGCTGCGAAGACAGCGGGTGCCTCGGCCGAGAGCACGGGGAAGAAGGCCGCGAAGGCACCGGCGAAGAAGGCGGCCACCAAGAGCGCGAAGACCGCCAAGGCCAGCAAGAAGCCGG is a genomic window of Actinomycetes bacterium containing:
- a CDS encoding CBS domain-containing protein — protein: MQVRDGMSSEVLTVGPDHTLRAASRVMAARKVGAAVVHDPDGEGVGILTERDVLASVGAGEDPDSERVRDHVSTDLVYAAPSWTLEQAADAMVRGGFRHLVVLDSGEVAGILSVRDIARCWAAERGASDELVG
- a CDS encoding phosphate-starvation-inducible PsiE family protein; protein product: MPDSHGLNAVGGAVRDDVARADSTGSGSSGDDRPPRYVRIGNALLAITEDAIYVGIAVILSVAAGALLISAGRGLTHLNEGTAASEVVLSVLDTLLLVFIVVELLFAVRVILGRREVVAEPFLIVGIIASIKEIIVLSVEAADYVGKDDKFTHAMIEVGVLGLLVLVLAISAILLRAKEREPEEGHAGPRRASGSDDESVKVGQGDPTDGAG
- a CDS encoding Ku protein, translating into MPQSIWKGSISFGLVSIPIRLFSATEEKDISFRQVHREDGGRIRYKRVCSVDGEEVPYSDIAKGYELPDGEMVVLDDDDFANLPISSSRAVEVLSFVPAEQIDAVQMGKPYYCDPTGDAKPYVLLRDALENAERVAIVKVALRQRERLAVLRPREGVLVMQTLLWPDEVRAAKLDFLDEDVTVRSQELTMAESYISALSADFDPGEFSDHYREALEEVIEAKVAGREVVTPEEQPEASGQVVDLMEALRRSVAEAKSRRGETGGAGAAEPAASKSAKAPAKKTAAKTAGASAESTGKKAAKAPAKKAATKSAKTAKASKKPAKKTAARKSA